The Trueperaceae bacterium genomic interval GGCACTGCCCTCCCTGCCTCGTGGGTCGGTTACCGAGCCGACGGGCAGGAGTAGCGCCAGGCTGAGACTTCGAAGCCAGGGCATGGGCTCGAACACCAGCGTCACGCCGTTGTCGAGGCGCCGAGTTCGAATACTGCTGTTGGTGTCGACCGTCATGGCAGCGAGTATATCGGCCGTTGCCGGCCCTCCGGGTGGTGCAGGTGGCCGTGCCGGCTCTGGCAGCGACAAGCGGGGAGTAGCCTTCTCGGACAGACACCGGAGGGCCCGAAGCCGATGGCACTCACCCTGATGGGCGGGCACTGCGGGGCAAGAGCTCGCGCAACGCCCGCTCGAGATCATCGGAGCCGGCGAGACTCGTACCCACCAGTACTGCGTCGGCAATCCCGTCGAGCGCTTCGAGCTCCTCTCGGCGACGATAGCCCGACTCCGCCACCAGCAATCCCTCGTAGCCTCGGCGGCGAGCCAACCGGCACAGCTGGGGCGCGGTCCCGGTGTCGATCTCGAGCGTCCTCAGGTCGCGGTTGTTGACACCGACGATCTGGGCACCGGATGCCAGCGCGACCTCGAGCTCCCGCTCATCGTGGACCTCGACGAGCGCGTCGAGCCCGAGGGACCGGGCGAAGCGCAGGTAGTCGGCGGTTCGTTCCCCGCATAGTGCGACGATCAGCAGTACCGCCGACGCGCCCGCCGACCGGGCCTCGAGGAGTTGCGCCGGGTGAACGGTGAAGTCCTTGCGGAGGATGGGGAGGTCAACGGCCGCACCGACCTGCTCGATGTGCGCCAGCTCCCCTCCGAAGTGCCTGCTCTCGGTCAGTACGCTCAACGCCGCTGCTCCGCCGGCGCGATAGGCCCTCGCGGCCGCCACCGGGTCGAGAGGTGCGATCGCTCCCTGGGAGGGACTGGCCCGCTTGACTTCGGCGATGACCGAGAGGC includes:
- the trpC gene encoding indole-3-glycerol phosphate synthase TrpC encodes the protein MPGVLGQIARERHSDYSGSEAKRSAGEILSPTTSGSTDPLGEVSGSVAEDRRAASSAEQKSLPSGLRAHPNFAAALAAPGLSVIAEVKRASPSQGAIAPLDPVAAARAYRAGGAAALSVLTESRHFGGELAHIEQVGAAVDLPILRKDFTVHPAQLLEARSAGASAVLLIVALCGERTADYLRFARSLGLDALVEVHDERELEVALASGAQIVGVNNRDLRTLEIDTGTAPQLCRLARRRGYEGLLVAESGYRRREELEALDGIADAVLVGTSLAGSDDLERALRELLPRSARPSG